One genomic window of Candidatus Nitrospira inopinata includes the following:
- a CDS encoding tetratricopeptide repeat protein, producing MSKESPSARLKRLSQEGKLAYEAGRYGEAEKCWRAALRLAKHGAPGTAVALRNNLAGLFHAQKKYALAAKYFADALAVCSHEDPAAAPLRATILNNLGELYRTQGKTERAAASFEQAIAILERSAGGPTVQLAPMLNNLAELHRATGKREQAEPLYRRALDLLEKTLGPTHAQVAVVHNNLGGLLLDADRLEEAQTAFERAFAVLSQTLGERHPQTAQVMLNCATALRRRAHSLESQARALLTQVTADHASKG from the coding sequence ATGAGCAAAGAATCCCCCTCGGCGCGGCTCAAACGGTTGAGTCAGGAGGGAAAGCTCGCCTATGAAGCCGGGCGCTACGGTGAAGCCGAGAAGTGCTGGCGCGCGGCCCTGCGATTGGCGAAACATGGCGCGCCGGGCACGGCCGTGGCCCTGCGCAACAACTTGGCAGGACTGTTTCACGCTCAGAAAAAGTACGCTCTTGCGGCGAAGTACTTCGCCGACGCCCTTGCCGTCTGCTCTCACGAGGATCCGGCCGCCGCTCCTTTGCGCGCCACGATTTTAAACAATCTCGGCGAGCTGTATCGCACCCAGGGAAAGACCGAACGGGCTGCCGCATCGTTCGAGCAGGCCATTGCAATTCTGGAACGGTCGGCGGGCGGTCCGACGGTTCAACTCGCCCCGATGCTGAACAATCTGGCCGAGCTTCATCGGGCTACGGGAAAGCGTGAGCAGGCCGAGCCGCTCTATCGACGGGCGTTGGATTTGCTGGAAAAGACGCTCGGGCCCACACATGCCCAGGTCGCCGTGGTTCATAACAATCTCGGCGGGCTGCTGCTCGACGCCGATCGATTGGAAGAAGCCCAAACGGCCTTCGAGCGCGCGTTCGCGGTCCTGAGTCAAACATTGGGAGAACGGCACCCGCAAACGGCGCAGGTCATGCTCAACTGCGCCACGGCGTTGCGCCGTCGAGCCCATTCCCTCGAATCCCAAGCTCGTGCCCTGTTGACCCAAGTAACCGCCGACCATGCCTCGAAGGGGTAG